The following are from one region of the Sandaracinus amylolyticus genome:
- a CDS encoding 5-formyltetrahydrofolate cyclo-ligase, translating into MDPIAEEDALRRRVKAELRTRMRGVRRALPAEARAVRSGRIWERVLAREEWASAKTVMLFLSMRTEIDTSTAAKVAWDAGKRVCAPRVTESGLAVHEWQRDVVPVESGSMRVPEPPEDSPLVDPSEVDLVIVPALVLDERGARIGYGAGYYDHLLPRLTRAVRVGVVFDFQLVAEVPETAGDERVHVVVTDERVIEVLRSP; encoded by the coding sequence ATGGACCCGATCGCAGAAGAAGACGCGCTGCGGAGGCGCGTGAAGGCGGAGCTGCGCACGCGGATGCGGGGGGTGCGTCGCGCGCTGCCCGCGGAGGCGCGCGCGGTGCGCAGCGGGCGCATCTGGGAGCGCGTGCTCGCGCGCGAGGAGTGGGCGAGCGCGAAGACCGTGATGCTCTTCCTGTCGATGCGCACCGAGATCGACACGAGCACGGCGGCGAAGGTGGCGTGGGACGCCGGCAAGCGCGTGTGCGCCCCGCGCGTGACCGAGAGCGGGCTCGCGGTGCACGAGTGGCAGCGCGACGTGGTCCCGGTCGAGTCGGGCTCGATGCGCGTGCCCGAGCCGCCCGAGGATTCGCCGCTGGTCGATCCGAGCGAGGTCGATCTCGTGATCGTGCCGGCGCTGGTGCTCGACGAGCGCGGCGCGCGCATCGGCTACGGCGCGGGCTACTACGATCACCTCCTGCCGCGGCTGACGCGCGCGGTGCGCGTCGGCGTGGTGTTCGACTTCCAGCTCGTCGCCGAGGTGCCCGAGACCGCGGGCGACGAGCGCGTGCACGTCGTGGTCACCGACGAGCGCGTGATCGAGGTGCTACGGAGTCCGTAG
- a CDS encoding CTP synthase, giving the protein MSTRRTKYIFVTGGVVSSIGKGLAAASIGALLEARGLKVTNVKLDPYINVDPGTMSPYQHGEVFVTDDGAEADLDLGHYERFTSTRMTRANNFTTGRIYDAVISKERRGEYLGATIQVIPHITDEIKARVIDVASRADVAIVEVGGTVGDIESLPFLEAVRQLRHEAGPQNAISVHVTLVPNIAAAGELKTKPTQHSVKELLGLGIQPEILICRTEKQLSRSIKEKIAHFCNVPVGAVISAPDVSVIYELPIALHAEKIDEQITERLNIWSRPPDLGAWHRTVEIMKNPPRGSATIALVGKYVHLRDSYKSLHEALSHGGLANECKIEVKYLDSETIDASNVERELAGVDGVLVPGGFGGRGAEGKIQAIRHARENGIPFFGICLGMQMAVVEFARHVCGVAGANSTEFDPNASDPVIDLMPDQRGVKAKGGTMRLGAYRCALVPGSLAAEMYGSSEVSERHRHRYEFNNAYKERLEQSGMVMSGLSPELGLVEMIELPKHVHFVGCQFHPEFKSRPHAAHPLFTRFVRASLSRRDARSRTETRTDVSEGAASKLVH; this is encoded by the coding sequence ATGAGCACCCGACGCACCAAGTACATCTTCGTGACGGGCGGTGTCGTCAGCTCCATCGGCAAGGGGCTCGCGGCGGCGTCGATCGGCGCGCTGCTCGAGGCGCGCGGTCTGAAGGTCACGAACGTCAAGCTCGACCCCTATATCAACGTCGACCCCGGCACGATGTCGCCGTACCAGCACGGCGAGGTCTTCGTGACCGACGACGGCGCGGAGGCCGATCTCGATCTCGGTCACTACGAGCGCTTCACGTCGACGCGCATGACGCGCGCGAACAACTTCACGACCGGGCGCATCTACGACGCGGTCATCTCGAAGGAGCGACGCGGCGAGTACCTGGGCGCGACGATCCAGGTGATCCCGCACATCACCGACGAGATCAAAGCGCGCGTGATCGACGTCGCGTCGCGGGCGGACGTGGCGATCGTCGAGGTCGGCGGCACCGTCGGCGACATCGAGTCGCTGCCCTTCCTCGAGGCGGTGCGCCAGCTGCGCCACGAGGCCGGCCCGCAGAACGCGATCTCGGTGCACGTCACGCTGGTCCCGAACATCGCGGCGGCGGGCGAGCTCAAGACGAAGCCCACGCAGCACTCGGTGAAGGAGCTGCTCGGCCTCGGCATCCAGCCCGAGATCCTGATCTGCCGCACCGAGAAGCAGCTCTCGCGGTCGATCAAGGAGAAGATCGCGCACTTCTGCAACGTGCCGGTCGGCGCGGTGATCTCGGCGCCCGACGTGAGCGTGATCTACGAGCTGCCGATCGCGCTCCACGCGGAGAAGATCGACGAGCAGATCACGGAGCGGCTCAACATCTGGTCGCGTCCGCCGGATCTCGGTGCGTGGCACCGCACCGTCGAGATCATGAAAAACCCGCCGCGCGGGAGCGCGACGATCGCGCTCGTCGGCAAGTACGTGCACCTGCGCGACTCGTACAAGTCGCTGCACGAAGCGCTGTCGCACGGCGGCCTCGCGAACGAGTGCAAGATCGAGGTGAAGTACCTCGACAGCGAGACCATCGACGCGTCGAACGTCGAGCGCGAGCTCGCGGGCGTCGACGGAGTGCTGGTGCCTGGCGGCTTCGGCGGGCGCGGCGCGGAGGGGAAGATCCAGGCGATCCGCCACGCGCGCGAGAACGGCATCCCGTTCTTCGGCATCTGCCTCGGCATGCAGATGGCCGTCGTGGAATTCGCGCGTCACGTGTGCGGCGTCGCGGGCGCGAACTCGACCGAGTTCGATCCGAACGCGAGCGATCCGGTGATCGACCTGATGCCCGATCAGCGCGGCGTGAAGGCGAAGGGCGGCACGATGCGCCTCGGCGCGTATCGCTGCGCGCTGGTGCCGGGCAGCCTGGCGGCCGAGATGTACGGCTCGAGCGAGGTGAGCGAGCGCCACCGCCACCGCTACGAGTTCAACAACGCGTACAAGGAGCGGCTCGAGCAGTCCGGCATGGTGATGTCGGGGCTCTCGCCGGAGCTCGGGCTCGTCGAGATGATCGAGCTGCCCAAGCACGTGCACTTCGTGGGCTGTCAGTTCCATCCCGAGTTCAAGAGCCGCCCGCACGCGGCGCATCCGCTCTTCACGCGCTTCGTGCGCGCATCGCTCTCGCGCCGTGACGCGCGCTCGCGCACCGAGACGCGCACCGACGTGAGCGAGGGCGCGGCCAGCAAGCTCGTGCACTGA
- a CDS encoding 3-hydroxyacyl-CoA dehydrogenase NAD-binding domain-containing protein — protein MSFSTVSVVGSGPVGCRIALACAVEGMPVRLLRASRGDLAAIRTRVTRRLGIAVERGEITIAQRTRIESHVEVTHDLARVADVDLVIDATPSDPRTRRALLATLEARMSGGAVLATASPAERLVEIAEVLRRPDQLVAIQFRGEVHDLGIELSVLPETAPGVVAAARAFCALLRHTPLEQQSQAPRVGYREWLSQPVAAE, from the coding sequence ATGTCCTTCAGCACCGTGAGCGTCGTTGGCTCGGGCCCAGTCGGTTGCCGCATCGCGCTCGCGTGCGCCGTCGAAGGCATGCCGGTTCGTCTGCTGCGCGCGTCGCGCGGCGATCTCGCGGCGATCCGCACGCGCGTCACGCGCCGTCTCGGGATCGCGGTCGAGCGCGGCGAGATCACGATCGCGCAGCGCACGCGCATCGAGTCGCACGTCGAGGTCACGCACGATCTCGCGCGCGTCGCCGACGTGGATCTCGTGATCGACGCGACGCCCTCCGATCCGCGCACGCGTCGCGCGCTGCTCGCGACGCTCGAGGCGCGCATGAGCGGCGGCGCGGTGCTCGCGACGGCATCACCGGCCGAGCGGCTCGTGGAGATCGCGGAGGTGCTTCGCCGTCCCGATCAGCTCGTCGCGATCCAGTTCCGCGGCGAGGTGCACGATCTCGGGATCGAGCTCTCGGTGCTGCCCGAGACCGCGCCCGGTGTCGTCGCCGCAGCACGCGCGTTCTGCGCGCTGCTCCGTCACACGCCGCTCGAGCAGCAGAGCCAGGCGCCGCGCGTCGGCTATCGCGAGTGGCTCTCGCAGCCCGTCGCCGCGGAGTGA
- a CDS encoding tetratricopeptide repeat protein, with product MVIAIVLSGVAHAARAQESACGALAPAACAREASARLEQDPTRSVAMLRSACDRGESEGCRVLGALHVLGRFVALDVVQAHTLFGIACDAGNDRACFDLARMLARGEGGRAEPERAITLLERACDARVWASCGELAGMLERGDGGMRADAERARSLYERACENDDAAACEVLADRAESDPRRRVAWLGRACEGGRLAACERWGEALRESDAERAAGALRRACEGGVLSACNGLGLMHEDGAGVARDLERALVLFRRACDGGIALACNNVGRFVEDGIGGARADVAAAAQLYQRACEGGAPVGCNNLALLHEEGRGVVQDATRARELYERACDGGAMLGCYHLAIALDERREARRATELLTRACSEDVAIACTTLGARFEAGRGVMQDLAQASSLYSRACNDEDRLGCVALGSMMQEGRGVPRDLAGAARLFAHACDAGELAGCTRLGLMHQSGEGVAEDAGRAVTLFRRACEGGELRGCNSLGYMFERGLGVGADAVRARDLYARACDGGVLRGCSNLAVLHLRGEGGVPQDTARAVQLFERACEGRNGLACTNLGALVESGGAGLSADPARAASLYRRACEIGHARGCAQLADMLDAGRGVPRDAERASALRAQACGQGYERACVSR from the coding sequence ATGGTGATCGCGATCGTGCTGAGCGGTGTCGCGCATGCGGCGCGCGCGCAGGAGAGCGCGTGCGGCGCGCTCGCGCCCGCGGCGTGCGCGCGTGAGGCGAGCGCACGCCTCGAGCAGGATCCGACGCGCTCGGTCGCGATGCTCCGGAGCGCGTGCGATCGCGGCGAAAGCGAGGGGTGTCGCGTGCTCGGTGCGCTCCACGTGCTGGGGCGCTTCGTGGCGCTCGACGTGGTGCAGGCGCACACGCTCTTCGGCATCGCGTGCGACGCGGGCAATGATCGCGCGTGCTTCGATCTCGCGCGCATGCTGGCGCGCGGCGAGGGCGGGCGCGCCGAGCCGGAGCGCGCGATCACGCTGCTCGAGCGGGCGTGCGACGCGCGGGTGTGGGCCTCGTGCGGCGAGCTCGCGGGGATGCTCGAGCGCGGTGATGGAGGGATGCGCGCCGACGCGGAGCGCGCGCGATCGCTCTACGAGCGCGCGTGCGAGAACGACGATGCGGCCGCGTGCGAGGTGCTCGCGGATCGCGCGGAGAGCGACCCACGACGTCGCGTCGCGTGGCTCGGGCGCGCGTGCGAGGGCGGACGTCTCGCGGCGTGCGAGCGATGGGGCGAGGCGCTGCGCGAGAGCGACGCCGAGCGCGCGGCGGGCGCGCTGCGCCGCGCGTGCGAGGGCGGCGTGCTCTCCGCGTGCAACGGGCTCGGCCTGATGCACGAGGACGGAGCGGGCGTGGCGCGCGATCTCGAGCGCGCCCTCGTGCTGTTCCGGCGCGCGTGCGACGGCGGCATCGCGCTCGCGTGCAACAACGTCGGGCGCTTCGTCGAGGACGGGATCGGCGGGGCGCGTGCGGACGTCGCCGCGGCGGCGCAGCTCTACCAGCGCGCGTGCGAGGGCGGCGCGCCGGTCGGGTGCAACAACCTCGCGCTCCTGCACGAAGAAGGTCGCGGCGTCGTGCAGGACGCGACGCGCGCGAGAGAGCTCTACGAGCGCGCGTGCGACGGCGGCGCGATGCTCGGCTGCTACCACCTCGCGATCGCGCTCGACGAGCGGCGCGAGGCACGGCGCGCGACCGAGCTGCTGACGCGCGCCTGCAGCGAGGACGTCGCGATCGCGTGCACCACGCTGGGCGCGCGCTTCGAGGCGGGACGCGGCGTGATGCAGGATCTCGCGCAGGCGTCGTCGCTCTACTCGCGCGCGTGCAACGACGAGGATCGGCTCGGCTGCGTCGCGCTCGGATCGATGATGCAGGAAGGGCGCGGCGTGCCTCGGGATCTCGCGGGCGCGGCGCGGCTCTTCGCGCACGCGTGCGATGCCGGCGAGCTCGCGGGGTGCACGCGGCTCGGGCTGATGCACCAGTCGGGCGAGGGCGTCGCGGAGGACGCGGGCCGCGCGGTGACGCTCTTCCGGCGCGCGTGCGAGGGCGGCGAGCTCCGCGGGTGCAACAGCCTCGGGTACATGTTCGAGCGCGGGCTCGGGGTGGGCGCCGACGCGGTGCGGGCGCGCGATCTCTATGCGCGCGCATGTGACGGCGGTGTGCTTCGCGGGTGCAGCAACCTCGCGGTGCTCCATCTGCGCGGCGAGGGCGGCGTGCCCCAGGACACCGCGCGCGCGGTGCAGCTCTTCGAGCGCGCGTGCGAAGGACGCAACGGGCTCGCGTGCACCAACCTCGGTGCGCTCGTGGAGAGCGGCGGCGCAGGGCTGAGCGCCGATCCCGCGCGCGCCGCATCGCTCTATCGACGCGCTTGCGAGATCGGCCACGCGCGCGGCTGCGCGCAGCTCGCGGACATGCTCGACGCGGGACGCGGCGTGCCGCGCGACGCCGAGCGCGCGAGCGCGCTGCGTGCCCAGGCGTGCGGCCAGGGCTACGAGCGCGCGTGCGTCAGCCGTTGA
- a CDS encoding metallophosphoesterase — MSPRTTNDSLEDQRKQAATRKPRIEVRRFQGTAKHAEQLAHMRVAHLTDLHFGRVTPMAVQRRAVELTNEEKPDLVVITGDFVCHSQLYLDQLVETLSGIQAPTIAVLGNHDYWSGAPEVARALKKADVEVLRNQHTVITLDHQRIQVVGLDDSYTGHCDREKALKGLRRDLPSLGLSHIAEEADALWHRGVPLVLAGHTHAGQVTLARLHELALGRIVGHKYVHGLYGKRAGAPLGAVYVGAGIGAAVMPLRIGERGRRELAIFELGADVHDFDEHHDEQVALAGRKPSPELTQKRQDYVFKRELQREIREARKYLAELKKQGRGLSAPPPPPSELDELASPPPPPEGLDDLATLDGPARELPTFEDRER; from the coding sequence ATGAGCCCCCGAACGACGAACGACTCGCTGGAAGACCAGCGCAAGCAGGCGGCGACGCGCAAGCCGCGCATCGAGGTGCGTCGCTTCCAGGGCACGGCCAAGCACGCGGAGCAGCTCGCGCACATGCGCGTGGCGCACCTGACCGACCTGCACTTCGGTCGCGTGACTCCGATGGCGGTGCAGCGTCGCGCGGTGGAGCTCACCAACGAGGAGAAGCCCGACCTCGTCGTGATCACCGGCGACTTCGTCTGCCACAGCCAGCTCTATCTGGATCAGCTCGTCGAGACGCTGAGCGGGATCCAGGCGCCGACGATCGCGGTGCTCGGCAACCACGACTACTGGTCGGGCGCTCCCGAGGTCGCGCGTGCGCTGAAGAAGGCGGACGTCGAGGTGCTGCGCAACCAGCACACGGTCATCACCCTCGATCACCAGCGCATCCAGGTCGTGGGGCTCGACGACTCGTACACCGGCCACTGTGATCGCGAGAAGGCGCTCAAGGGCCTGCGCCGCGATCTCCCCTCGCTCGGTCTCTCGCACATCGCGGAGGAAGCGGACGCGCTGTGGCATCGCGGCGTGCCGCTCGTGCTCGCCGGCCACACGCACGCGGGGCAGGTCACGCTCGCGCGCCTGCACGAGCTCGCGCTCGGGCGCATCGTCGGGCACAAGTACGTGCACGGCCTCTACGGCAAGCGCGCGGGCGCGCCCCTCGGCGCGGTCTACGTGGGCGCGGGGATCGGCGCGGCGGTGATGCCGCTGCGCATCGGCGAGCGGGGTCGGCGCGAGCTCGCGATCTTCGAGCTCGGCGCGGACGTGCACGACTTCGACGAGCACCACGACGAGCAGGTCGCGCTCGCGGGTCGCAAGCCCTCGCCCGAGCTCACGCAGAAGCGCCAGGACTACGTGTTCAAGCGCGAGCTGCAGCGCGAGATCCGCGAAGCGCGCAAGTACCTCGCCGAGCTGAAGAAGCAGGGCCGCGGGCTCTCGGCACCGCCTCCGCCGCCCTCGGAGCTCGACGAGCTCGCGTCGCCGCCGCCTCCGCCCGAGGGGCTCGACGATCTCGCGACGCTCGACGGCCCCGCGCGCGAGCTCCCGACGTTCGAAGATCGCGAGCGGTAG
- a CDS encoding cell division protein ZapA, whose amino-acid sequence MKRTVTLEIAGARYRMASDADEEHLRRLADLVNERIAALGPKATKSATPAQLLAVVALGLADELVQSENRRRELESSTRDALARAIARIDRRLETDAASDSEG is encoded by the coding sequence GTGAAGAGAACCGTCACCCTGGAGATCGCGGGCGCGCGCTATCGGATGGCGTCCGACGCCGACGAAGAGCACCTGCGTCGGCTCGCCGATCTCGTGAACGAGCGCATCGCCGCGCTCGGCCCGAAGGCGACGAAGAGTGCGACGCCGGCGCAGCTCCTCGCGGTGGTCGCGCTCGGCCTGGCGGACGAGCTGGTGCAGAGCGAGAACCGCCGTCGCGAGCTCGAGTCGAGCACGCGCGACGCGCTCGCGCGGGCCATCGCGCGGATCGACCGGCGCCTCGAGACCGACGCCGCGAGCGACTCGGAAGGCTGA
- a CDS encoding metallophosphoesterase family protein: protein MLTFSRDPQVAEKQMQAIIFSLTTFGHIDGDFDDRERAFVKEFIGKLVTHRVATGMPEATPEVKRDVAERFTKHFHETFENIERWVAEVMSEPISKDDSRDEVVHAKLKLRCFELFKSFDRASQEAVLETVDEFILADGHSHPAETKFRSELAALLGANDEVPIEVVDDASGVPVRLSEPIDLRLRVDRGDKADHPFFKQFEHHYSSQPERIQKQVQADLALVDRMIDVLAEQRSKGAGKLEGKKTVQELEGGDAFLDGHVYVMPMKPGRRYELVVLGDLHGCYSCLKAAIMQTRFFEKVEAFRRDPDNAPEPKLVLLGDYIDRGIFSLNGVLRTVMQLFVTAPDHVCVLRGNHEYYVEYKGQIYGGVKPAEAINTLKPYLPLDVFRRYMALFEAMPNVLLAGSTMFVHAGIPRDRLIKERWKDLSSLNDQDMRFQMMWSDPAHADVIPAALQEQTARFPFGRLQLQAFLSRIGCNALVRGHEKVEAGYERVYDDPNGTLITLFSAGGAENQDLPESSSYRSVTPKAMLVTHQDGTTEMAPFDLDWRSYNDPAHNAFFKNPMEIEHRVE from the coding sequence ATGCTGACCTTCAGCCGCGATCCGCAGGTCGCCGAGAAGCAGATGCAGGCGATCATCTTCTCGCTCACGACGTTCGGGCACATCGACGGAGACTTCGACGACCGCGAGCGCGCGTTCGTGAAGGAGTTCATCGGCAAGCTCGTCACCCATCGTGTAGCGACCGGCATGCCCGAGGCGACGCCCGAGGTGAAACGCGACGTGGCGGAGCGCTTCACCAAGCACTTCCACGAGACGTTCGAGAACATCGAGCGGTGGGTCGCGGAGGTGATGAGCGAGCCGATCAGCAAGGACGACTCGCGCGACGAGGTCGTGCACGCGAAGCTGAAGCTGCGCTGCTTCGAGCTCTTCAAGAGCTTCGATCGCGCGAGCCAGGAAGCGGTGCTCGAGACGGTCGACGAGTTCATCCTCGCCGACGGCCACTCGCATCCTGCCGAGACGAAGTTCCGCAGCGAGCTCGCGGCGCTGCTCGGCGCGAACGACGAGGTGCCGATCGAGGTCGTCGACGACGCGAGCGGCGTGCCCGTGCGCCTCTCCGAGCCGATCGATCTGCGCCTGCGCGTCGATCGTGGGGACAAGGCGGATCACCCGTTCTTCAAGCAGTTCGAGCACCACTACTCGAGCCAGCCCGAGCGCATCCAGAAGCAGGTGCAGGCCGACCTCGCGCTGGTCGATCGGATGATCGACGTGCTCGCGGAGCAGCGCAGCAAGGGCGCGGGCAAGCTCGAGGGCAAGAAGACGGTGCAGGAGCTCGAGGGCGGCGACGCGTTCCTCGACGGGCACGTCTACGTGATGCCGATGAAGCCGGGACGACGCTACGAGCTCGTCGTGCTCGGCGATCTGCACGGCTGCTACTCGTGCCTCAAGGCCGCGATCATGCAGACGCGCTTCTTCGAGAAGGTCGAGGCGTTCCGGCGCGATCCCGACAACGCGCCCGAGCCCAAGCTCGTCCTGCTCGGCGACTACATCGATCGCGGCATCTTCAGCCTCAACGGCGTGCTGCGCACGGTGATGCAGCTCTTCGTGACCGCGCCCGATCACGTCTGCGTGCTGCGCGGCAACCACGAGTACTACGTCGAGTACAAGGGACAGATCTACGGAGGCGTGAAGCCCGCCGAGGCGATCAACACGCTGAAGCCGTACCTGCCGCTCGACGTCTTCCGTCGCTACATGGCGCTCTTCGAGGCGATGCCGAACGTGCTGCTCGCGGGCAGCACCATGTTCGTGCACGCGGGCATCCCGCGCGATCGGCTGATCAAGGAGCGCTGGAAGGACCTCTCGTCGCTCAACGATCAGGACATGCGCTTCCAGATGATGTGGAGCGATCCCGCGCACGCCGACGTGATCCCCGCGGCGCTGCAGGAGCAGACCGCGCGCTTCCCGTTCGGGAGGCTGCAGCTGCAGGCGTTCCTCTCGCGCATCGGGTGCAACGCGCTGGTGCGCGGCCACGAGAAGGTCGAGGCGGGGTACGAGCGGGTCTACGACGATCCGAACGGCACGTTGATCACGCTCTTCTCCGCGGGCGGCGCGGAGAACCAGGATCTGCCGGAGAGCTCGAGCTATCGCAGCGTCACGCCCAAGGCGATGTTGGTGACGCACCAGGACGGGACGACGGAGATGGCGCCTTTCGACCTCGACTGGCGTTCCTACAACGACCCTGCGCACAACGCGTTCTTCAAGAACCCCATGGAGATCGAGCATCGCGTCGAGTGA
- the uvrC gene encoding excinuclease ABC subunit UvrC, whose amino-acid sequence MALPEIVDAKLDALPSAPGVYVFRDKKGGVLYVGKARSLRSRVRSYFQPSSSDTRFFITRLPREIGDLETFVVENEKEAALLENALIKEHKPRYNFKLRDDKDFLSLRLDTREPWPKLHVVRRPKQDGAQYFGPYDSATAARKTLRLVNRFFKLRTCKEGDFKSRVRPCLQYQIKRCPAPCVLDVNRDEYLEQARLVALFLDGRHDELVRDLEGRMRDAAGGMEYERAAAYRDQLRAVERVQDDQRIDSLEDVDQDVIGLYVQGDRAELALIMVRNGRMTNVRTFDLGSVGLPDDEILASFVSAYYAQGAHLPDEIVLPTEVEAMEGLAAVLTERRGRRVRIVVPKRGAKAALLRMASENAAHAFKEKQREKEDLDARLAEVQRLLRLPKPPRRIECIDVSHTGGTDTVAAITALADGEPDRRRYKSFHVRSVSGGDDFGAMKEVLTRRLGRAGEAAWELPDLLVVDGGKGQLGVAVAVLKELGIRDLPVCGLAKEKELGGEQRQERVYLPGQKNPIVLRDRSAARWFLGLVRDEAHRVSNELRKKLGRRRRLRSGLDDVPGIGPKTRAALLKNLGSLKAVIDADEAALIAAGASPKQARAIHAAFRPDLSTSVEASEGEIDRAAEELGEYPIEQESGTDADPMRVAAHETTEEEAGADAEEVALSNAFEEWETEAS is encoded by the coding sequence GTGGCCCTTCCCGAGATCGTCGACGCCAAGCTGGACGCGCTGCCGAGCGCGCCGGGCGTGTACGTCTTCCGCGACAAGAAGGGGGGCGTGCTCTACGTCGGCAAGGCGCGCTCGCTGCGCTCCCGCGTGCGCAGCTACTTCCAGCCGAGCTCGAGCGACACCCGCTTCTTCATCACGCGCCTACCGCGCGAGATCGGTGACCTCGAGACCTTCGTCGTCGAGAACGAGAAGGAGGCCGCGCTCCTCGAGAACGCGCTGATCAAGGAGCACAAGCCTCGCTACAATTTCAAGCTGCGCGACGACAAGGACTTCCTCTCGCTGCGCCTCGACACGCGCGAGCCCTGGCCGAAGCTCCACGTCGTGCGCCGTCCCAAACAGGACGGAGCGCAGTACTTCGGCCCCTACGACTCCGCTACCGCAGCACGCAAGACGCTCCGCCTCGTCAACCGCTTCTTCAAGCTGCGCACGTGCAAGGAGGGCGACTTCAAGTCGCGCGTCAGGCCGTGCCTGCAGTACCAGATCAAGCGCTGTCCCGCGCCCTGCGTGCTCGACGTGAACCGCGACGAGTACCTCGAGCAGGCGCGCCTCGTCGCGCTCTTCCTCGATGGCCGGCACGACGAGCTGGTGCGCGACCTCGAGGGCCGCATGCGCGACGCGGCGGGCGGCATGGAGTACGAGCGCGCGGCGGCGTATCGCGATCAGCTGCGTGCGGTCGAGCGCGTGCAGGACGATCAGCGCATCGACTCGCTCGAGGACGTCGATCAGGACGTGATCGGCCTCTACGTGCAGGGTGATCGCGCCGAGCTCGCGCTGATCATGGTGCGCAACGGGCGCATGACGAACGTGCGCACGTTCGACCTCGGATCGGTCGGTCTGCCCGACGACGAGATCCTCGCGTCCTTCGTGAGCGCGTACTACGCGCAGGGCGCGCACCTGCCCGACGAGATCGTGCTGCCCACCGAGGTCGAGGCGATGGAGGGCCTCGCGGCGGTGCTCACCGAGCGACGCGGCCGGCGGGTGCGCATCGTGGTCCCGAAGCGCGGCGCGAAGGCCGCGCTCCTGCGCATGGCGAGCGAGAACGCGGCGCACGCATTCAAGGAGAAGCAGCGCGAGAAGGAGGATCTCGACGCGCGACTCGCCGAGGTGCAGCGATTGTTGCGGCTGCCCAAGCCGCCGCGCCGCATCGAGTGCATCGACGTCTCGCACACCGGCGGCACCGACACCGTCGCGGCGATCACGGCGCTCGCCGACGGCGAGCCCGATCGCCGTCGCTACAAGAGCTTCCACGTGCGCAGCGTCTCGGGCGGCGACGACTTCGGCGCGATGAAGGAAGTGCTCACGCGCCGGCTCGGGCGCGCGGGCGAGGCGGCGTGGGAGCTGCCCGACCTCCTCGTCGTCGACGGCGGCAAGGGACAGCTCGGCGTCGCGGTCGCGGTGCTGAAGGAGCTCGGCATCCGCGATCTGCCGGTGTGCGGTCTTGCGAAGGAGAAGGAGCTCGGCGGCGAGCAGCGCCAGGAGCGCGTGTACCTGCCGGGGCAGAAGAACCCGATCGTGCTGCGTGATCGCAGCGCGGCGCGCTGGTTCCTCGGGCTGGTGCGTGACGAGGCGCACCGAGTGTCCAACGAGCTGCGCAAGAAGCTCGGTCGACGCCGTCGCCTGCGCAGCGGGCTCGACGACGTGCCGGGCATCGGGCCCAAGACGCGCGCTGCGCTGCTCAAGAACCTCGGCTCGCTCAAGGCGGTGATCGACGCCGACGAGGCCGCGCTGATCGCAGCGGGCGCGTCGCCGAAGCAGGCGAGGGCGATCCACGCCGCGTTCCGCCCCGACCTGAGCACGAGCGTCGAGGCCAGCGAGGGCGAGATCGATCGCGCGGCCGAGGAGCTCGGGGAGTACCCGATCGAGCAGGAGAGCGGCACCGACGCCGACCCGATGCGCGTCGCGGCGCACGAGACGACCGAGGAAGAGGCCGGCGCGGACGCAGAGGAAGTCGCGCTCTCCAACGCCTTCGAAGAGTGGGAGACTGAGGCGTCCTGA